The genome window GAAAATACTTACATTAAAAGTATGACAATATCACAATTGATTTTTTAAATTTTTTATGTTATCATCAATAAAGTAAAAAAATTATAGGAGAAAATCGATGAAAATAGAACTATCTACTAGAGAAAACTTAAAAGATATTTTGAATATCATAAATCAAGCTAAACTATATATGAAAGAAAATGGAATTAATCAGTGGAATGAGGATTATCCTAAAATTGAATCACTAGAAAATGATATTCTAAATAAAAATAGCTATGTTGTAAAAGATGGAGAAAAAGTTATTGGAACTTTTGTTTTAATTTTTGGAGATGAAAAAAGTTATCAAAAGATAGAAGGTAGTTGGAAAACTGATTTACCTTATGGAACACTTCACAGAGTGGCTGTTGATAATTCATATAAAGGAAAAGGTGTGGCTAGTTTTATTTTAGATTTTGCAGAAGCTATGGCTAAAGAAAAAAATATCTTTTCTCTTAGAATTGATACCCATAAAGATAACATTTCTATGAGAA of Fusobacterium perfoetens contains these proteins:
- a CDS encoding GNAT family N-acetyltransferase: MKIELSTRENLKDILNIINQAKLYMKENGINQWNEDYPKIESLENDILNKNSYVVKDGEKVIGTFVLIFGDEKSYQKIEGSWKTDLPYGTLHRVAVDNSYKGKGVASFILDFAEAMAKEKNIFSLRIDTHKDNISMRRFIEKSNFDFCGIIYVEDGTPRVAFEKILKI